A single window of Deltaproteobacteria bacterium DNA harbors:
- a CDS encoding tetratricopeptide repeat protein gives MMRRVLVATALLGLVVGIEFWRRPRERAAPARPAPTAAASPTTAVAPAASPNAPPAARATPPPRGSAPPAPTAGAVRREDADRLLAEGKVMEAVEAFREVVAAEPTARNHGDFGGLLYRLTAFDEAAIHLRAAAELDPGNADRWIALANVYYRKVNPGEAWKAERRAREAEPGLELGRDADGMRVRKGEATARQP, from the coding sequence GTGATGCGGCGGGTCCTGGTCGCGACGGCGCTGCTCGGGCTCGTCGTCGGCATCGAATTCTGGCGCCGCCCGCGGGAACGGGCCGCGCCAGCGCGGCCCGCGCCCACGGCGGCGGCGAGCCCGACCACTGCCGTCGCGCCGGCCGCGTCGCCGAACGCGCCTCCCGCCGCGCGCGCCACCCCGCCGCCACGAGGCTCCGCGCCGCCGGCGCCCACCGCGGGCGCCGTCCGGCGCGAGGACGCGGACCGACTCCTCGCGGAGGGGAAGGTGATGGAGGCGGTCGAAGCGTTCCGGGAGGTGGTCGCCGCGGAACCGACCGCCCGGAACCACGGCGACTTCGGGGGGCTGCTCTATCGTCTGACGGCCTTCGACGAGGCCGCGATCCACCTGCGGGCGGCGGCGGAGCTCGATCCCGGGAACGCCGATCGCTGGATCGCGCTCGCCAACGTCTATTACCGCAAGGTGAACCCCGGGGAGGCGTGGAAGGCCGAGCGGCGGGCGCGCGAGGCGGAGCCGGGGCTCGAGCTCGGGCGCGACGCCGACGGCATGCGCGTCCGCAAGGGCGAGGCGACCGCGCGTCAGCCATAG